A single genomic interval of Pyrus communis chromosome 5, drPyrComm1.1, whole genome shotgun sequence harbors:
- the LOC137734946 gene encoding transcription factor MYB17-like, producing the protein MGRTPCCDNKKDLKKGPWSPEEDELLLNYISKNHGHGSWRSLPKLAGLQRCGKSCRLRWINYLRPEIKRGPFNKDEEQLIIQLHGMLGNRWATIASQLPGRTDNEIKNLWNTHLRKRLIAMGIDPQTHELLASNCLNHNASASAATRHMAQWESARLEAEARLSRESSLFSHAPEKSESDHFLRLWNSNVGKSFRKLTSDKFVCQSPISQASSSTKCGLLPAVTAEVGNNLTESPTMAGNQNEDLAYRPFLINTEDVEYKPFQFNTEEEGYKLFQSNTEAGEFKICQSNTEDRMAGSVSSCSNDLENSSDTALQLLLNYPINDDMSFLENNADDYATTPARLAPNSFICPL; encoded by the exons TCTGAACTACATCAGCAAGAACCATGGCCACGGAAGCTGGCGTTCTCTTCCCAAGCTTGCAG GTCTTCAACGCTGTGGGAAGAGCTGCCGGCTAAGGTGGATAAATTATCTCAGGCCGGAAATCAAACGAGGCCCCTTCAACAAGGACGAAGAGCAACTCATCATACAGCTTCATGGCATGCTCGGAAACAG GTGGGCTACTATAGCTTCTCAGTTGCCTGGAAGAACTGACAATGAGATCAAGAACTTATGGAACACGCACCTGAGGAAGCGCCTTATCGCCATGGGGATTGATCCACAGACACATGAGCTTCTTGCCTCTAACTGCTTAAATCACAACGCATCTGCTTCCGCGGCCACCCGTCACATGGCACAATGGGAGAGTGCCAGGCTTGAAGCTGAGGCTAGGCTTTCCAGGGAGTCATCACTCTTCAGCCATGCTCCAGAGAAATCTGAGTCTGACCATTTTCTGCGCTTGTGGAACTCCAATGTTGGAAAATCATTCAGAAAGCTTACGTCGGATAaatttgtgtgccaaagtccCATTTCACAGGCATCTTCGTCGACCAAATGTGGATTGCTGCCAGCCGTGACAGCAGAAGTTGGCAACAACTTAACAGAGTCACCAACCATGGCAGGCAATCAAAATGAAGATTTGGCATACAGACCTTTCTTGATCAACACTGAAGATGTAGAATATAAACCCTTCCAGTTCAACACTGAAGAGGAAGGGTACAAACTCTTCCAGTCCAACACCGAAGCGGGGGAATTCAAGATCTGCCAGTCTAACACTGAAGACAGGATGGCGGGATCTGTCTCCTCGTGCTCAAATGATTTGGAGAACTCATCGGATACTGCACTACAGCTGCTCCTGAATTACCCAATTAACGATGACATGAGCTTCTTAGAAAACAATGCGGATGACTACGCAACAACCCCTGCGAGGTTGGCGCCCAATTCTTTCATTTGCCCCCTCTGA
- the LOC137734947 gene encoding remorin-like — MGGTMEEQLKKEEAEPSLPVEPRLAVEPPLASAPSDVAVAEKAAVVPPSDVDVKGGDDVKALAVVNKVPETLVKKASGGSIDRDIALAGLEKEKSMSFIRAWEESEKSKAENKAQKKLSDVTAWESSRKAAVEAKLRSIEEQLEKKKAQYAEKMKNKVALLQKQADEKRAMVLAQKGEELLKAEETAAKYRATGSIPKKFLGCF; from the exons ATGGGAGGAACGATGGAGGAGCAGCTGAAGAAGGAGGAGGCAGAACCGTCTCTGCCGGTGGAGCCGCGTCTAGCGGTTGAGCCTCCGCTGGCTTCGGCCCCTAGCGACGTCGCGGTTGCGGAGAAGGCGGCTGTGGTCCCGCCGAGTGATGTGGATGTTAAGGGCGGTGATGATGTCAAGGCTCTCGCCGTAGTTAACA AGGTTCCGGAAACTCTGGTGAAAAAGGCATCAGGAGGATCAATTGACAGAG aTATAGCACTTGCAGGACTGGAGAAAGAAAAGAGTATGTCTTTTATCAGGGCATGGGAAGAAAGTGAAAAGTCTAAGGCAGAGAACAA GGCCCAAAAGAAGCTTTCTGATGTTACTGCATGGGAAAGCAGCAGGAAAGCAGCTGTGGAAGCCAAACTCAGAAGCATCGAG GAACAATTGGAGAAGAAAAAGGCACAGTAtgcagaaaaaatgaaaaacaaagttgCCTTACTTCAGAAACAAGCAGATGAAAAGAGAGCAATGGTTTTAGCCCAGAAAGGGGAAGAACTTCTCAAGGCTGAAGAGACCGCTGCTAAGTACCGTGCAACCGGAAGCATTCCAAAGAAGTTCCTCGGTTGCTTTTGA